A DNA window from Allokutzneria albata contains the following coding sequences:
- a CDS encoding DUF6247 family protein → MGTEVQWSELQRDPKSVAALADEGDVRVRRRDGAALLLTREDRVGSASEGAVIASRALRGLLGRVPPDALADALLEEFPWISVLPQADRREFVEDFVRAFRACAEMGRWSLLTETLHEWRTTAVIHTDPDLVRQLSEPLNDDFGPVHDPMES, encoded by the coding sequence GTGGGAACCGAGGTGCAGTGGAGCGAGTTGCAGAGAGATCCCAAGAGCGTCGCCGCACTCGCCGACGAGGGCGACGTGCGGGTGCGGCGCCGGGATGGGGCTGCACTGCTGCTGACCCGCGAAGACCGCGTGGGAAGCGCCAGCGAGGGCGCTGTCATCGCATCTCGTGCTCTGCGCGGGCTGCTCGGGCGCGTCCCGCCGGACGCTCTTGCCGATGCGCTCCTGGAGGAGTTCCCCTGGATCTCGGTGTTGCCGCAGGCTGATCGCCGGGAGTTCGTCGAGGACTTCGTCCGCGCGTTCCGAGCCTGTGCGGAGATGGGGCGGTGGTCGCTGCTCACGGAGACGCTGCACGAGTGGCGGACCACCGCTGTGATCCACACCGATCCGGATCTCGTGAGGCAGCTCTCCGAGCCGCTGAACGACGACTTCGGCCCGGTTCACGACCCCATGGAGTCCTGA
- a CDS encoding phosphotransferase, whose translation MTEFAAVADVAGVFEHFGARAIGTHSCYQWSLVFRAERDGAAVVLKRTADRIAEWCHRLDAQGIPVVVPVDVAEVDGKRWVVYPWIDGRRYDGSLADVTAAGDLLGRIHAVGGTELKPFTWPVYEPGEPAKDLPELREKFGEHAPEHLDAIMDRLVPLGERFERTTLPAIRDAGLPVVDATVDYKANNLVFTDEGPVLIDPDNGECLPRVLDLALAALMFHMEDIPGRPFTGEEWIAFRDAYLAHVELSEAEVAAWPDAVDYMLWEFGTWAMADSSEWHVPRQRSFLIGLAQVRADDLPV comes from the coding sequence GTGACCGAGTTCGCGGCCGTTGCCGATGTCGCCGGGGTGTTCGAGCACTTCGGAGCGCGAGCGATCGGGACCCATTCCTGCTACCAGTGGTCGCTGGTCTTCCGCGCCGAGCGCGACGGCGCGGCGGTGGTGCTCAAGCGCACGGCGGACCGGATCGCCGAGTGGTGCCATCGCCTCGACGCGCAAGGCATTCCGGTGGTGGTGCCGGTGGACGTGGCCGAGGTGGACGGCAAGCGGTGGGTGGTCTACCCGTGGATCGACGGGCGCCGGTACGACGGAAGTCTTGCCGACGTCACCGCGGCGGGGGACCTGCTCGGGCGCATCCACGCGGTGGGCGGGACGGAGCTCAAGCCGTTCACGTGGCCGGTCTACGAGCCGGGTGAGCCCGCGAAGGACCTGCCGGAACTGCGCGAGAAGTTCGGGGAGCACGCGCCGGAGCACCTGGACGCGATCATGGACCGGCTCGTGCCGCTGGGGGAGCGCTTCGAGCGGACGACGTTGCCCGCGATCAGGGACGCCGGGCTGCCGGTGGTCGACGCGACGGTGGACTACAAGGCCAACAACCTCGTCTTCACCGATGAGGGGCCGGTGCTCATCGACCCGGACAACGGTGAGTGCCTGCCGCGCGTGCTGGACCTCGCCTTGGCCGCACTGATGTTCCACATGGAGGACATCCCTGGCAGGCCGTTCACCGGCGAGGAGTGGATCGCCTTCCGCGACGCCTACCTGGCGCACGTGGAGCTGTCCGAGGCCGAGGTGGCGGCGTGGCCGGACGCGGTCGACTACATGCTGTGGGAGTTCGGGACCTGGGCGATGGCCGACAGTTCCGAGTGGCACGTCCCGCGCCAGCGCTCGTTCCTGATCGGCCTCGCCCAGGTCCGGGCGGATGATCTCCCTGTCTGA
- a CDS encoding LysE/ArgO family amino acid transporter yields MTEVLVAGLLAGYGIAVPVGAIAALIMSLSARTSFRVGAAAALGVAAADGLFALVAVLGGAALAGVVHPIAVPLRWLAVTVLIGLAVRTAVVALRHHRAPPDQVGTWTTTPARAFFGFLGLTLLNPLTIVYFGALVLGRQGAAGLGALGDMVFVLAAFAASASWQLVLAGGGSVLGRLLTGRRGRLVTALVSSAVIAGLAVDLLLSG; encoded by the coding sequence GTGACCGAGGTCCTGGTCGCGGGCTTGCTCGCCGGGTACGGCATCGCCGTCCCGGTGGGCGCCATCGCGGCCTTGATCATGAGTCTGAGCGCCCGGACCTCGTTCCGCGTCGGAGCGGCGGCAGCACTGGGCGTTGCCGCGGCCGATGGCCTGTTCGCTCTGGTGGCGGTGTTGGGCGGGGCCGCGCTCGCCGGGGTCGTCCATCCCATCGCCGTCCCGCTCCGCTGGCTGGCCGTGACTGTCCTCATTGGACTCGCGGTGCGCACGGCGGTGGTGGCGCTGCGTCATCACCGAGCACCACCGGACCAGGTGGGCACCTGGACGACGACACCCGCGCGGGCGTTCTTCGGCTTCCTCGGGCTCACGCTGCTCAACCCGCTGACGATCGTCTACTTCGGCGCACTGGTGCTCGGCCGTCAAGGTGCGGCGGGCCTAGGAGCGTTGGGAGACATGGTGTTCGTGCTGGCGGCGTTCGCCGCGTCCGCCAGCTGGCAGCTGGTCCTCGCCGGTGGCGGGTCGGTGCTCGGCCGCCTGCTCACCGGTCGGCGCGGCCGCCTGGTCACCGCACTGGTGTCCAGCGCGGTGATCGCGGGGCTCGCCGTGGACCTGCTGCTCTCCGGCTGA
- a CDS encoding lytic polysaccharide monooxygenase auxiliary activity family 9 protein, with translation MLSKRFKRAVGVALFGLIPVSLSLVTAGTANAHGYTQSPASRSYNCKLGVVQNCGPIQWEPQSVEGPKGFPSAGPANGSLCSAGNAGFKQLDDPRGGSWPAPTLASGSNYQFTWTFTAPHRTTKFHYYITKNGYNPSQPLTRDQLELTPFATVDYGGKQPPTTYSHTAKLPSGKTGKHLIYAVWDVHDTANAFYSCADVNFG, from the coding sequence ATGCTCAGCAAACGCTTCAAGCGGGCAGTCGGGGTCGCCCTGTTCGGCCTTATTCCAGTCTCACTCAGCCTGGTCACCGCAGGCACGGCAAATGCACACGGATACACCCAGAGCCCGGCGAGCCGCAGTTACAACTGCAAGCTCGGCGTGGTGCAGAACTGCGGCCCGATCCAGTGGGAACCGCAGAGCGTCGAAGGCCCGAAGGGCTTCCCGAGCGCGGGTCCCGCGAACGGGAGCCTGTGCAGCGCGGGCAACGCGGGCTTCAAGCAGCTCGACGACCCGCGCGGCGGGAGCTGGCCCGCCCCGACGCTGGCCAGCGGCTCGAACTACCAGTTCACCTGGACGTTCACCGCCCCGCACCGCACCACCAAGTTCCACTACTACATCACCAAGAACGGCTACAACCCGTCGCAGCCGCTGACGCGGGACCAGCTCGAACTGACCCCGTTCGCGACCGTCGACTACGGCGGAAAGCAGCCGCCGACGACGTACTCGCACACCGCGAAACTGCCGTCCGGCAAGACCGGCAAGCATTTGATCTACGCGGTGTGGGACGTGCACGACACGGCGAATGCCTTCTACTCCTGCGCCGACGTCAATTTCGGCTGA
- a CDS encoding alpha/beta fold hydrolase has protein sequence MPFAEINGQRVHYQDSGGEGLALVFSHGILMDHEMFAAQQELAREYRVITWDARGHGLTESDRRPFTYWDQARDVLGLLDHLEIEQAALVGAAEGGQASVRAALLAPDRIVALALISTLLGEESPRAQEFYGQMFGRWLAEGPIDELTTVFAALTINDPEENARWIAKWRERDRELVAEPATCLLEREDFSERLRQIRCPAVVMYGTADPLFGAQEAEELSEALRYCVGVVPVEGGSHATPLTCPDQVNAALSYFLGEI, from the coding sequence ATGCCTTTCGCGGAGATCAACGGGCAGCGGGTGCACTACCAGGACAGCGGCGGCGAGGGCCTCGCGCTGGTGTTCTCGCACGGAATCCTCATGGACCACGAGATGTTCGCCGCGCAGCAGGAGCTGGCTCGTGAGTACCGGGTGATCACGTGGGACGCGCGCGGGCACGGGCTCACCGAATCCGACCGGCGTCCCTTCACCTACTGGGACCAGGCGCGGGACGTCCTCGGCCTGCTCGACCACCTCGAGATCGAGCAGGCGGCGCTGGTCGGCGCGGCCGAAGGCGGGCAGGCGTCCGTGCGCGCCGCACTGCTCGCCCCGGACCGGATCGTCGCGCTCGCGCTGATCAGCACCCTGCTCGGGGAGGAATCCCCACGGGCGCAGGAGTTCTACGGCCAGATGTTCGGCAGGTGGCTCGCCGAGGGGCCGATCGACGAGCTGACCACCGTCTTCGCCGCGCTGACCATCAACGACCCGGAGGAGAACGCGCGGTGGATCGCGAAGTGGCGCGAGCGCGACCGGGAGCTGGTCGCCGAGCCCGCGACGTGCCTGTTGGAACGTGAGGACTTCAGCGAGCGGCTGCGCCAGATCCGTTGTCCCGCAGTGGTCATGTACGGCACCGCTGATCCGTTGTTCGGCGCTCAGGAGGCCGAGGAGCTGAGCGAGGCGCTGCGGTACTGCGTCGGCGTCGTGCCCGTCGAGGGCGGTTCGCACGCCACCCCGCTGACGTGCCCGGACCAGGTCAACGCGGCGCTGAGCTACTTCCTCGGCGAGATCTAG
- a CDS encoding NUDIX hydrolase gives MRLIDRVAWLNVRAGKVLGARSTGNDVFYLPGGKREPGESDVDTLRREVREELGITVLAEGAECFGVFEAQAHGFPPGVLVRTACYTAAFTGEPSPCGEIAELSWIGPAQRDQLSAADGQILDRMLAEGLVWSRP, from the coding sequence GTGCGACTCATCGACCGGGTGGCCTGGCTCAACGTCCGAGCCGGGAAGGTGCTGGGCGCGCGCTCGACCGGCAACGACGTGTTCTACCTCCCGGGCGGCAAGCGCGAGCCCGGGGAGTCCGATGTGGACACTCTGCGGCGCGAGGTGCGCGAGGAGCTGGGGATCACGGTGCTGGCCGAGGGCGCGGAGTGCTTCGGGGTCTTCGAGGCGCAGGCGCACGGCTTCCCGCCCGGAGTGCTGGTGCGGACCGCCTGCTACACCGCCGCGTTCACGGGGGAGCCGTCCCCGTGCGGGGAGATCGCGGAGCTCAGCTGGATCGGCCCCGCGCAGCGCGACCAGCTCTCCGCCGCCGACGGGCAGATCCTGGACCGGATGCTCGCGGAAGGGCTCGTGTGGTCCAGACCTTGA
- a CDS encoding chitinase, giving the protein MARRVLFARVAALATLLLAAAFLAVVPAYAGSVTASFTKQSSWDGGYTAQITVRNDSAGAVNGWKVEFDLPQGSVGAYWDALQTNQNGHYTFTNREYNGAVPVGGSVTFGFNATGTASPANCRINGNPCEGSTTPTTTTTTTATTTTSVVQPPAGNKLLVGYLHASFANGSGYVRMKDVPNEWGIIQLAFAEPTSVTSGELRFSLCPVAECPTVESEAEFIAGIREKQAQGKKVLISIGGQNGQVQLTTTAARDAFVRSVSAIIDKYGLNGLDIDFEGHSLYLDAGDTDFKNPKTPVIVNLISALKTLKAKYGSGFTLTMAPETFFVQLGYQHYGGQGGADNRAGSYLPVIHALRADLTLLHVQQYNSGPIMAPDNQYKQMPSVDFHVAMGDMVLGGFPVRGDANNVFAGLRQDQVALGLPASVNAGNGHTSVAAVHKVLDCLMKGQNCESYKPRGVYPGLRGLMSWSINWDRFNGGEFSTQHYAYLNR; this is encoded by the coding sequence GTGGCTCGGAGAGTCCTGTTCGCTCGGGTTGCGGCGCTGGCAACCCTGCTCCTGGCCGCGGCGTTCCTCGCCGTGGTCCCCGCCTACGCGGGATCGGTCACCGCGAGCTTCACCAAGCAGAGCAGCTGGGACGGCGGGTACACCGCGCAGATCACCGTGCGCAACGACTCCGCCGGCGCCGTGAACGGCTGGAAGGTCGAGTTCGACCTGCCGCAGGGCAGCGTCGGCGCGTACTGGGACGCCTTGCAGACCAACCAGAACGGGCACTACACGTTCACCAACCGCGAGTACAACGGCGCCGTTCCGGTCGGTGGCAGCGTCACTTTCGGCTTCAACGCCACCGGAACCGCCTCACCCGCCAACTGCCGGATCAACGGAAACCCCTGCGAGGGAAGCACAACGCCGACCACCACCACGACCACCACGGCGACGACCACGACCTCCGTCGTCCAGCCGCCCGCGGGCAACAAGCTGCTGGTGGGGTACCTGCACGCGAGCTTCGCCAACGGGTCGGGCTACGTGCGGATGAAGGACGTGCCCAACGAGTGGGGCATCATCCAGCTCGCCTTCGCCGAGCCCACCTCCGTCACCTCCGGCGAACTGCGCTTCTCGCTGTGCCCGGTCGCCGAGTGCCCGACCGTGGAGAGCGAGGCGGAGTTCATCGCGGGCATCCGGGAGAAGCAGGCGCAGGGCAAGAAGGTGCTGATCTCCATCGGCGGCCAGAACGGCCAGGTCCAGCTCACGACGACGGCCGCGCGCGACGCCTTCGTGCGCTCGGTCAGCGCGATCATCGACAAGTACGGCCTCAACGGGCTGGACATCGACTTCGAGGGGCACTCGCTCTACCTGGACGCGGGCGACACCGACTTCAAGAACCCGAAGACGCCGGTGATCGTCAACCTGATCTCGGCGCTGAAGACGCTGAAGGCCAAGTACGGCAGCGGGTTCACGCTCACCATGGCCCCGGAGACCTTCTTCGTGCAGCTCGGCTACCAGCACTACGGCGGTCAGGGCGGAGCGGACAACCGCGCGGGCTCCTACCTGCCGGTGATCCACGCGCTGCGCGCCGACCTGACGCTGCTGCACGTCCAGCAGTACAACTCCGGCCCGATCATGGCTCCGGACAACCAGTACAAGCAGATGCCGAGCGTGGACTTCCACGTGGCCATGGGCGACATGGTGCTCGGCGGCTTCCCGGTGCGCGGCGACGCGAACAACGTCTTCGCGGGACTGCGCCAGGACCAGGTCGCGCTCGGCCTGCCCGCGAGCGTCAACGCGGGCAACGGGCACACCTCGGTCGCCGCGGTGCACAAGGTCCTCGACTGCCTGATGAAGGGCCAGAACTGCGAGTCGTACAAGCCGCGCGGCGTCTACCCCGGCCTGCGCGGGCTGATGAGCTGGTCGATCAACTGGGACCGGTTCAACGGAGGCGAGTTCTCGACGCAGCACTACGCGTACCTCAACCGCTGA
- a CDS encoding crotonase/enoyl-CoA hydratase family protein — protein MSGTALITTERRGRVLLIGFNRADKRNAFTSAMLAELATAYTELERDPELWAGVVFAHGEHFTAGLDLAEVAPKIVDTGFPLPEGSIDPWGTQGQPRTKPIVVAVQGWVLTLGIELLLASDIRIAADNSRFAQIEIKRGIYPFGGATIRFPQVAGWGNAMRWLLTGDEFDAAEALRLGLVQEVVPPGEQLDRAIDLAERICEQAPLGVRATISSARTAATEGEAAAIADLVPGLMKLMGTDDAKEGVLSFVERRKADFTGR, from the coding sequence ATGTCCGGGACGGCACTGATCACCACCGAGCGCAGGGGCCGGGTCCTGCTGATCGGCTTCAACCGCGCGGACAAGCGCAACGCCTTCACCTCGGCGATGCTCGCCGAGCTCGCCACGGCCTACACCGAACTGGAGCGCGACCCCGAGCTGTGGGCGGGCGTGGTCTTCGCGCACGGCGAGCACTTCACCGCCGGACTGGACCTCGCCGAGGTGGCGCCCAAGATCGTCGACACCGGCTTCCCGTTGCCCGAGGGCTCGATCGACCCGTGGGGGACCCAGGGACAGCCGCGGACCAAGCCGATCGTGGTCGCGGTGCAGGGCTGGGTGCTGACGCTGGGCATCGAGCTGCTGCTGGCCTCCGACATCCGCATCGCCGCGGACAACTCGCGCTTCGCCCAGATCGAGATCAAGCGCGGCATCTACCCGTTCGGCGGCGCGACGATCCGCTTCCCGCAGGTGGCGGGCTGGGGCAACGCGATGCGCTGGCTGCTGACCGGCGACGAGTTCGACGCCGCGGAGGCACTGCGGCTCGGCCTGGTCCAGGAGGTGGTCCCGCCCGGCGAGCAGCTCGACCGCGCCATCGACCTGGCCGAGCGCATCTGCGAACAGGCCCCGCTCGGTGTGCGGGCCACCATCAGCTCGGCCCGCACCGCCGCCACCGAGGGCGAGGCCGCCGCCATCGCGGACCTGGTGCCGGGACTGATGAAGCTGATGGGCACCGACGACGCCAAGGAGGGCGTGCTCTCCTTCGTTGAGCGCCGCAAGGCCGACTTCACCGGCCGCTGA
- a CDS encoding PPOX class F420-dependent oxidoreductase: MDLEAALDVVREQHRAVLTTLRRDGTPQMSPVLAGVDADGRVVVSTRAGAMKTRNVRRDPRAWLCVLPDGFFGRWVQVSGTVEIVELPGAMDGLVDYYRRVSGEHSDWDEYRASMIAEERVLLRITVEQAGPDVSG, from the coding sequence GTGGACCTCGAAGCGGCGTTGGACGTTGTCCGGGAGCAGCACCGCGCGGTGCTGACGACGTTGCGGCGGGACGGCACGCCGCAGATGTCCCCGGTGCTCGCCGGGGTCGACGCGGACGGGCGCGTGGTGGTGAGCACCCGCGCGGGCGCGATGAAGACCCGGAACGTGCGCCGGGACCCCCGCGCCTGGCTGTGCGTGCTGCCCGACGGGTTCTTCGGCCGTTGGGTCCAGGTCAGCGGCACCGTGGAGATCGTCGAGCTGCCCGGGGCGATGGACGGGCTCGTCGACTACTACCGGCGCGTGAGCGGCGAGCACTCCGACTGGGACGAGTACCGGGCCTCCATGATCGCCGAGGAGCGCGTGCTGCTGCGGATCACGGTGGAGCAGGCCGGACCCGACGTCTCGGGCTGA
- a CDS encoding sigma-70 family RNA polymerase sigma factor, whose protein sequence is MRDVRSAVSAVWKQESGRIVAGLTRMVRDVGLAEELAQDALVAALEQWPASGVPDNPGAWLTAIAKRRAIDHIRRARRQENRDEQLARDQRTDEPEQDDVLRLMFLSCHPVLPTDARAALTLRLLGGLTTAEIARAFLATEPRIAHRIAEAKRTLADSGAPFELPSGPEAAQRLSSVLEVVYLIFNEGYSATSGDDLIRPGLCQEALRLGRLLAELVPREAEVHGLVALMEIQASRSAARTGPSGEPVQLHEQDRAKWDQQLIRRGFASMLRAREAGGPPGPYLLQAAIAACHAQAHTADETDWAQIAALYAALSRLVPTPVVHLNRAVAVGRAEGPAAGLALVDALVADPLLRDYHLLPGVRGDLLLRLGRDHEARLEFERAAALARNDAERAFLLRRADAIIPGDQAVRTLGAAARDFLSRDDLDEATLRSYGQTLRRLRRSLGEGLPMASLTPDRIAEAFTAAWGGAAAKTWNRHRSTVRSFGAWAGMDDLAASLVRRAETGSPAPAIDPALVRALCDREDLSLRERTLWLLLHESAAPVSAVLALDVEHLDLANRRARVGRTWVRWRSRTAAALPRLVAGRSRGPVFLSDRRPGPARTPAEADLCPETGRRRLSYERAEYLFKQATGFTLRRLRPSGQSMGWRGPSTAGVE, encoded by the coding sequence GTGCGAGACGTCCGCAGCGCGGTCAGCGCGGTCTGGAAGCAGGAGTCCGGCCGGATCGTCGCCGGGCTCACGCGGATGGTGCGCGACGTCGGCCTCGCTGAGGAGCTGGCGCAGGACGCCCTCGTCGCCGCGCTGGAGCAGTGGCCTGCCTCGGGGGTCCCGGACAACCCGGGTGCTTGGCTGACCGCGATCGCCAAACGCCGCGCGATCGACCACATCCGGCGGGCGCGGCGCCAGGAGAACCGGGACGAACAGCTCGCGCGGGACCAACGCACGGACGAGCCGGAGCAGGACGACGTCCTGCGGCTGATGTTCCTGTCCTGCCACCCCGTGCTGCCGACCGACGCCCGCGCGGCGCTGACACTGCGGCTGCTCGGCGGCCTGACCACGGCGGAGATCGCGCGCGCGTTCCTGGCCACCGAACCCCGGATCGCCCACCGCATCGCGGAGGCCAAGCGGACGCTCGCCGACTCCGGCGCCCCGTTCGAGCTGCCCAGCGGACCGGAGGCGGCGCAGCGCCTGTCCTCGGTCCTGGAAGTCGTCTACCTGATCTTCAACGAGGGGTACTCGGCGACCTCCGGCGACGACCTGATCCGCCCCGGGCTGTGCCAGGAGGCGTTGCGGCTGGGCCGTCTGCTGGCGGAGCTGGTGCCGCGCGAGGCCGAGGTGCACGGTCTGGTGGCGCTGATGGAGATCCAGGCATCCCGCTCCGCCGCGCGCACCGGGCCCTCGGGTGAACCCGTCCAGCTGCACGAGCAGGACCGCGCGAAGTGGGACCAGCAGCTCATCCGCCGGGGCTTCGCCTCGATGCTGCGCGCACGAGAAGCGGGCGGCCCGCCTGGCCCCTACCTCCTCCAAGCCGCGATCGCCGCGTGTCACGCGCAGGCGCACACCGCCGACGAGACGGACTGGGCGCAGATCGCGGCGTTGTACGCGGCGCTCTCACGGTTGGTGCCGACACCGGTCGTGCACCTCAACCGGGCCGTCGCGGTGGGCAGGGCGGAGGGACCCGCTGCCGGACTGGCCCTGGTCGACGCACTGGTCGCTGATCCGCTGCTGCGCGACTACCACCTCCTGCCCGGGGTCCGCGGTGATCTTCTGCTCCGGCTCGGCCGCGACCACGAAGCCCGGCTGGAGTTCGAGCGGGCCGCCGCACTGGCCCGGAACGACGCCGAACGCGCCTTCCTGCTGCGCCGGGCGGACGCGATCATCCCCGGTGACCAGGCGGTGCGGACCCTCGGTGCGGCCGCCCGCGACTTCCTGAGCCGTGACGACCTCGACGAGGCAACCCTGCGCTCCTACGGGCAGACGCTCCGGCGGCTCCGCCGCTCCCTGGGCGAGGGATTGCCCATGGCCTCGCTGACGCCGGACCGCATCGCGGAAGCCTTTACCGCGGCCTGGGGCGGTGCCGCCGCCAAGACGTGGAACCGGCACAGGTCGACGGTCCGCTCCTTCGGTGCGTGGGCGGGGATGGACGATCTCGCCGCGAGCCTCGTGCGCCGCGCCGAGACCGGGAGCCCGGCACCGGCGATCGACCCGGCACTGGTGCGCGCGCTCTGCGATCGGGAAGACCTCTCCCTGCGCGAACGAACGCTGTGGCTGCTGTTGCACGAGTCGGCAGCGCCCGTGTCGGCGGTGCTCGCACTCGACGTCGAGCACCTGGACCTCGCGAACCGGCGAGCCAGGGTCGGCAGGACCTGGGTGAGGTGGCGTTCGCGGACCGCTGCGGCGCTGCCGCGCCTGGTGGCGGGCCGCAGCCGGGGACCGGTGTTCCTCTCCGACCGCAGGCCGGGACCGGCCCGCACGCCCGCAGAAGCCGACCTGTGCCCGGAAACGGGCCGTCGCCGACTGTCCTACGAGCGGGCGGAGTACCTGTTCAAGCAGGCCACGGGGTTCACCCTGCGCCGGCTCAGGCCGAGCGGTCAGTCGATGGGCTGGAGGGGGCCGTCCACGGCGGGCGTGGAGTAG
- a CDS encoding YciI family protein, which yields MRYLMTTRPTDAPPPDDLHVEMAKFVQELTEAGVLLATGGLEPGGVRVTSSGSEITVTDGPFAETKESVAGFALVEVASKEEAIELARRFRAIVGDGESVVQQVFGP from the coding sequence GTGCGCTACTTGATGACGACCAGGCCCACCGACGCCCCGCCGCCCGACGACCTGCACGTCGAGATGGCCAAGTTCGTCCAGGAGCTGACGGAGGCGGGAGTCCTGCTGGCCACCGGCGGCCTGGAGCCCGGCGGGGTGCGCGTGACGTCCTCCGGCTCGGAGATCACCGTGACCGACGGCCCGTTCGCCGAGACCAAGGAGTCCGTGGCCGGGTTCGCGCTGGTCGAGGTCGCGTCCAAGGAGGAGGCGATCGAACTGGCCCGCCGCTTCCGCGCCATCGTCGGCGACGGCGAGAGCGTGGTCCAGCAGGTCTTCGGCCCCTGA
- a CDS encoding DUF998 domain-containing protein, giving the protein MTAIQHRSSTDTRLLLTCAAAAAPLWAGVSLLQAVTREGFDITRHPLSVLSTGSLGWLQIANFLISGLLTAVGAVGLRRVLRGSPGGTWAPRLMLVNGIGMVAAGLLVMDPADGFPVGTPAGTTTAMSWHSIGHMAAGSISFIALIAACYVLGRHFSRAGRRGHAVASRIAATALLLGNGWAMSGGTAGSLTLAVGAITAMLWVSAVAAQYRA; this is encoded by the coding sequence ATGACCGCGATCCAGCACCGCAGCTCGACCGACACCCGTCTCCTGCTCACCTGCGCGGCCGCCGCGGCCCCGCTGTGGGCGGGCGTCTCGCTCCTCCAGGCCGTCACCCGGGAGGGCTTCGACATCACCCGCCACCCGCTGAGCGTCCTCAGCACCGGTTCGCTCGGGTGGCTCCAGATCGCCAACTTCCTGATCTCCGGATTGCTCACCGCAGTCGGAGCCGTGGGGCTGCGCCGGGTGCTGCGCGGCAGTCCGGGAGGCACGTGGGCGCCGCGGTTGATGCTGGTCAACGGCATCGGCATGGTCGCGGCGGGGCTGCTCGTGATGGACCCGGCTGACGGCTTCCCGGTGGGCACGCCCGCGGGCACGACCACCGCCATGAGCTGGCACAGCATCGGCCACATGGCAGCGGGCTCGATCAGCTTCATCGCCCTGATCGCCGCCTGCTACGTCCTCGGCCGTCACTTCAGCCGTGCCGGGCGCCGCGGGCACGCCGTCGCCTCCCGGATCGCGGCCACCGCGCTGTTGCTCGGCAACGGATGGGCGATGAGCGGCGGTACCGCGGGATCGCTGACTCTCGCCGTCGGCGCGATCACCGCGATGCTCTGGGTTTCCGCGGTCGCGGCCCAGTACCGCGCCTGA
- a CDS encoding DUF1801 domain-containing protein, producing MAKFATIAEYAASLPESQRRITDRLLPLIESASPGTGAVWHGHPVWSFGSAPGKSPVCFIKAYGGHVTFGFWRGQEITDPSGRLEAGARAMASVKLRAVEDIDAELFVDWLNQARELEK from the coding sequence ATGGCCAAGTTCGCCACCATCGCGGAGTACGCCGCCTCGCTCCCGGAGTCCCAGCGCCGGATCACCGATCGGCTCCTGCCGCTGATCGAGTCCGCGAGCCCGGGCACCGGTGCGGTCTGGCACGGGCACCCCGTGTGGAGCTTCGGGTCCGCGCCCGGCAAATCGCCCGTCTGCTTCATCAAGGCATACGGCGGCCACGTGACCTTCGGCTTCTGGCGGGGGCAGGAGATCACCGACCCGTCCGGCAGGCTCGAAGCCGGTGCCCGCGCCATGGCGAGCGTGAAGCTCCGCGCGGTTGAGGACATCGATGCCGAGTTGTTCGTCGACTGGCTGAACCAGGCGCGTGAACTGGAGAAGTGA